From Rhodococcus sp. B7740, one genomic window encodes:
- a CDS encoding alpha-ketoacid dehydrogenase subunit beta — protein sequence MTTITMAGALNAALRDALTEDEKVVVFGEDVGTLGGVFRVTDGLTRDFGDDRCFDTPLAESGIVGFAIGMAMSGYKPVVEMQFDAFAYPAFEQIVSHVAKLRNRTRGLLTAPMVIRIPFAGGIGGVEHHCDSSEAYYTHTPGLKVVSPSTVADAYSLMRDAIADPDPVIFLEPKRLYFSKDDIELGKTEPIGTAVVRRGGTDVTLLAYGPTVSVAMQSAEFAAEDGRSVEVIDLRSLNPFDDETVAASVRKTGRCIVIQEAQGFAGVAAEIASRVSERCFHHLHAPVLRVAGLDIPYPAPKLEHFHLPSADRVLDAMDRLQWNDAPDLSKAVTV from the coding sequence ATGACCACGATCACCATGGCCGGAGCCCTCAACGCCGCCCTGCGCGATGCGTTGACCGAGGACGAGAAGGTCGTCGTCTTCGGCGAGGACGTCGGCACGCTCGGCGGCGTCTTTCGCGTCACCGACGGATTGACCCGCGACTTCGGCGACGACCGCTGCTTCGACACCCCGCTCGCCGAGTCGGGCATCGTGGGATTCGCGATCGGAATGGCGATGTCGGGCTACAAGCCCGTCGTCGAGATGCAGTTCGACGCCTTCGCCTACCCGGCATTCGAGCAGATCGTCTCCCATGTGGCCAAGCTGCGCAACAGAACTCGTGGCTTGCTCACCGCCCCGATGGTCATTCGCATCCCGTTCGCGGGCGGCATCGGCGGCGTCGAGCATCATTGCGACTCGTCCGAGGCCTACTACACGCACACCCCAGGTTTGAAAGTCGTCTCCCCGTCCACCGTCGCCGACGCCTACTCACTGATGCGCGACGCCATCGCGGATCCCGATCCGGTGATCTTCCTCGAACCGAAACGGCTGTACTTCTCCAAGGACGACATCGAATTGGGAAAGACCGAGCCGATCGGCACGGCGGTCGTACGCAGAGGCGGTACCGACGTCACGCTTCTCGCCTACGGACCCACCGTGTCGGTCGCCATGCAGTCCGCGGAATTCGCGGCCGAGGACGGCCGGAGCGTCGAGGTGATCGATCTGCGATCGCTCAATCCGTTCGACGACGAGACCGTCGCGGCCTCGGTTCGTAAGACCGGACGCTGCATCGTGATTCAGGAGGCGCAGGGCTTCGCCGGCGTCGCTGCCGAGATCGCCTCACGCGTATCCGAGCGCTGCTTCCATCACCTGCACGCCCCTGTACTCCGCGTTGCCGGACTCGATATTCCCTACCCTGCACCGAAACTCGAGCACTTCCACCTGCCGTCCGCCGACCGCGTACTCGACGCGATGGACCGGCTGCAGTGGAACGATGCTCCCGATCTCAGCAAGGCGGTCACGGTATGA
- a CDS encoding thiamine pyrophosphate-dependent dehydrogenase E1 component subunit alpha codes for MTTVEKVPATSYQQFMPADRPVQYLAPDGTGVDSAARYARPSDERLLEMYRSMVHGRRFDQQATALTKQGRLAVYPSSRGQEACQIAAALCLGEQDWMFPTYRDSMALAARGIDQVELLGMLAGYWHCGYDPAAYKVAPQCTPLATQLLHATGFAYAEAKQGRDTIALAFCGDGATSEGDFHEALNFAAVFRAPVIFLVQNNGFAISVPLARQSAAPSLSHKGVGYGIGSEQVDGNDPVAMMAVMDEAVKYVRAGKGPVVVEAHTYRMDAHTNADDATRYRKADEVEGWLARDPLSRLDSYLEGRGILTDELREQMTVSADADAAALRAGMNVEQDVDPEDLFRFVYSSPTPGLTEQRNQVAAEIAAGELS; via the coding sequence ATGACGACCGTCGAGAAGGTTCCGGCAACGTCCTATCAACAGTTCATGCCCGCCGACCGTCCCGTGCAGTATCTCGCACCCGACGGCACAGGCGTCGACAGCGCCGCACGGTATGCGCGCCCGTCCGACGAACGGCTGCTGGAGATGTATCGCTCGATGGTGCACGGCCGCCGATTCGACCAGCAGGCAACGGCATTGACCAAGCAAGGCCGGCTCGCGGTCTATCCCTCCTCGCGTGGACAGGAAGCTTGCCAGATCGCCGCAGCCCTCTGCCTGGGTGAGCAGGACTGGATGTTCCCGACATACCGAGACTCGATGGCTCTCGCGGCGCGAGGCATCGACCAGGTGGAGTTGCTCGGTATGCTCGCAGGCTACTGGCACTGTGGTTACGACCCGGCCGCCTACAAGGTCGCTCCCCAATGCACACCGCTGGCAACACAATTGCTGCACGCGACCGGTTTCGCGTACGCCGAGGCCAAGCAGGGACGAGACACCATCGCCCTGGCGTTCTGCGGAGACGGCGCAACCAGCGAGGGCGACTTCCACGAGGCCCTGAACTTCGCCGCCGTCTTCCGGGCCCCGGTCATCTTCCTGGTCCAGAACAATGGTTTTGCGATCAGCGTTCCGCTCGCGCGTCAGAGCGCGGCTCCGTCGTTGTCGCACAAGGGCGTCGGCTACGGCATCGGTAGCGAACAGGTCGACGGCAACGACCCCGTCGCGATGATGGCCGTCATGGACGAGGCAGTGAAGTACGTCCGCGCGGGCAAGGGACCGGTGGTCGTCGAGGCGCACACCTACCGCATGGACGCCCACACCAACGCCGACGACGCCACCCGCTACCGCAAAGCCGACGAGGTCGAAGGATGGTTGGCCCGAGATCCGCTCTCGCGCTTGGATTCCTACCTCGAAGGCCGAGGCATCCTCACCGACGAGCTCCGCGAGCAGATGACCGTCTCCGCCGACGCCGACGCCGCAGCACTTCGCGCCGGCATGAACGTCGAGCAGGACGTCGACCCCGAGGATCTGTTCCGGTTCGTCTACTCCTCCCCCACCCCCGGACTGACCGAACAGCGCAATCAGGTCGCCGCCGAAATCGCTGCAGGAGAACTGTCATGA
- a CDS encoding Lrp/AsnC family transcriptional regulator, whose translation MDDVSRRVELDDTDRRILTELTADGRVSMRVLADRLNLSRAHTYTRVDRLKDSGVIERFTVQVDHAASGLGTSAFIALSIRQDSWRTVSEGLRAMEFVDHFSLLGGDFDVLVLIRTPDNESLRQVVLEGLQSLDGVRATRTWLIFDEDRGGLGRTTPPTER comes from the coding sequence ATGGACGACGTCTCGAGGCGTGTGGAGCTGGACGACACCGATCGGCGCATCCTCACCGAGTTGACCGCCGACGGTCGGGTCTCGATGCGGGTACTGGCCGATCGATTGAATCTCTCTCGTGCACATACGTATACGCGTGTCGATCGGTTGAAGGACTCGGGGGTCATCGAGCGGTTCACCGTGCAGGTCGACCATGCGGCGTCAGGGCTGGGGACCTCTGCGTTCATTGCGCTGTCCATCCGGCAGGATTCGTGGCGGACCGTGTCCGAGGGTTTGCGTGCAATGGAATTCGTCGACCATTTCAGTTTGCTCGGTGGCGATTTCGACGTCTTGGTGCTCATCAGGACTCCCGACAACGAGAGTTTGCGGCAGGTGGTGCTGGAGGGTTTGCAATCACTCGACGGAGTCCGCGCGACTCGCACGTGGCTGATCTTCGACGAGGACCGAGGCGGTCTGGGACGCACGACGCCGCCCACCGAACGCTGA